The following DNA comes from Corynebacterium lizhenjunii.
TCTTCTACAGCCGCCAGCACTCGCGATAGCAAGGGAAACACTTCAGAATCGCGAGCCCTTTGCCCCAACATGCTATTCACCTGAGTCTTCTTCATACTCTCAATAATGAGGACATCCACAGGGCTTCGCGCAGCATCGAGGCGAAGCACCATCACGCCTCATAGTTTCATTTGAACTCTGCCGAAAATGGCCTGTGGCCCACGCCGGTCAATTACCAGCTCTCCCATCCATTCTGAATCATTAATAGCGACGGAGCGAAAGCGACCGCGACCCGCCTCCCATCCCGCTCGCTCGGGCGTAGCAGCCACAGTACCGACAATTGAACCATCAGCGGATAAATTGAATCCCTATGCAGACTGTCGACAGATTGATATAGTGGGACTTATACCCTAGTCCGGTTCAGCGATAGAAAGAAAGGCGTGCTTAACAAAGCAACATTTGACCATGAAGAACATAAAACTCAGCCCTGCAGACTCAGACAAGCTCGGCTTGGTACTATCTGGTGCCTTGAACGACTTCAAAGAGCAGTATCAAGTTGACGAACCCTTAGACACTACATTTGAGGCGTTCGTTAATCTATTGGCATGGTTCTCCCAGACTAATGAGGAGCCTGAAATACCCGAGTTCTATGGACATGGAGCAGAAAACGGAATTGATGGCGTCTTCTTCTTTGTCGATGACTCCCCAGCCGCCACAGCAGATGAATTCATCCATTTGACAAAGAGCAAAAAGAGGCAGCCTGAAGTCACGATAATCTTCACCCAAGCTAAATCAGAGACTTCCTGGAAGAAGGGAGGGATTACGACTTTCCATACAGGAATCGCGGATTGGCTATCCCCTTCGCCCAAAATGACATGGTCAGATTGGCACCACGAGAAGCGAGAGGTCCTAAAAGCAATCCTCAGCAATGCCACCAATATTCGAGACGGAAAACCCAAGGTACAAGCAATCTTCGCAACTGCGACGCGAAATCCCCGCCCGGACGACATTGAAGGAGCTCGCAGCGTCCTTGAAGACATGCTCGAAAACTTCGACATGTTCGCCGAATGCAAAGCCACCCTATGGCAAGAAAAAGATCTGGTCAATCATTGGAACGGCCTATCGGCCCCAATAAAAGCAAATAGCCCCATCGTGGATAGCATGGATTTTGGCCCAATGCCCGGCATCGACACCGGCCACATCGTTCTCATTAAGGCAAAAGACTACGTCCATCGAATACTTTCGGACGACGAGGGAAATCTTCGTAAATCCATCTTCGACGAAAACGTCCGCGACTTTCTCGGCGAGGAAGAGGCTGTAAATTCAGAAATCGTAAAAACTCTCAACATGGACGAGAGTCAATCGCGATTCGGTATCCTTAATAATGGAATCACAATCATTTCACCAAATGCAGCAATCCAATCTCGAAACCTTCAATTGGAAAACTTCCAGATCGTCAACGGATGTCAAACGTCGAACGTACTCTGGGAAAAGCGCGAGCTAATCGGAGACGACGCAACACTAGTGCTTAAGGTTATCGTCTCCAGTGACGCTGACATTGTGGCTTCGATAGTTAAGTCCACCAATCGTCAATCTCAGGTTGACCCGACTCAGTTCATGGCTATATCTGAGTACTCGAAGAATATCGAACGGTACTTCATAGAGCGGACCCACACGGAGACCTCTCCAATGTATTTTTCCCGCCGGACGCAACAATACCGCGGAAATCAAGACGCGATCGCCTACCGAACTTTTGACTTCAAGGCTCTCGGCCGGTGCACAGCCGCCCTATTCTTCACGCTGCCACACATCGCGAAACGCTACCCCAATGAACTGTTCAAGGTCGTTGACGGTAAGGAAAAGAGAAGTTGGGCGGAGATGATCTTCCACCAAGATAACAGAGAGGAAATTTTCTACACTTCGGTCTTTTGTTACAACAAGTTGCACTCTTTCCTTCAAAATCAGGAGTTCAAGGAATACAATCCTGCAATCTACCACCTCATGGCCGGCATTCGACAATACGTGATCAAAAAGCCCGCGCAGCCGTCCAGTAAGGAGATCATAAAAGAATGTAAAGAGCTAGAGGAGTTTTGCAGAAATCTGGGGTCCAAAAACCGTAAGACAATGAACTTGATTTGCCAAGCTCTAGGCGACATGGGAGAAATAAACAGTGATAAGCTCAAGAGCGATTCTCTGACCGGCCAATTTCTCGACAAAGTCAGAACAATCCGCGAAGCCGCCCGGAGCTAGACTCCAGCAATTTCGCTCAACACCGAGTTCTCTCCCCCTGATCCTGAGTCACTAATTCATCTCGAGCTCAGGATAAGGGGAAGAGCTGCCGAGGTAAACGCTGCATTCTCCCTGGTCTTCAAGGATCCATAGGCCGGGCTAGCTTTTCGTGGTATCTCACACTGCTACTACCCCTCACCCCCGGTAAGTCGCACTTTCCCCGCCGCCAAGGCTGCCTTGTCCTGCGCCTCTGCGACAGTCTCGGCGGTAGTCACGACTAAGCCCCTGACACCCGCGCCAGACTCCCCAAATACCCTAAAGTCAGTTTCTGCATAGGCCAAGGCCTCAGCCAACCCCGACAAGGCCATCCCGTCCGAGGCTGTCCCTGACGTCGCAGCCGCCGACGAAGCACCTCCAAACAAGGCGCTCCCAGAGGACGCAACCGCACCCAAAGCGCCACCGTCCAAAACACCCCCATCCAAATCCGCTACAACAACCGCAGCCCCGGGCGAGGTCAGCGTAACGTCAATGGGATACCTCAGCGCGGCACGCGCGTGCAGTTGGTATTGACTCAATCGCTGCGTGTAGCTGGTCAGTATTCCGGTATCCAGCGGCCGCGGGGTCACGGCGGAGAAATACACGTCATCGCCGGCCACAAATAGTTCCACACCGTATAGCCCCCGGCCACCTAGCTCGTTAGATATGCGCGCGGCTACGGACCGCGCGTTCTCCAGGGCGCGTTGGCTCATCTCTAGCGGCTGCCAGGCCTCTGCTAGTTTGCCGCCGGCGTGTTGGTGTCCTATGGGTTCACTAAACCAGGTGGCCAGTGCTCCGGTTGCGGGGTCGATGGAGCGCACTGCCAGCAGCGTCATCTCATAGTCAAAGTCCACGTACCGTTCCGCAACCACGGTCAGCTTGTCTTCGTTGGGGTGCTGTAGGCTGTGCCATGCTTTGCCGATGCCCCCTTCGTCCCGCACCAAATACTGCTCACCGTCTGCTGTGCCGCTGTTGCGTTTGACCATGCAGGGGTACCCCAGTTCCGCAACGGCGGCCTCCAATTCTTGCTCGCTGGAGGCGAATTGGTGCGCAGCGACTGGCAGGCCAAGGGATTCTGCGGCTCGGTACATTGCTTTGCGGTCGCGGGTGCATGCGCAGGCGTGGGCGCTGGGGATGACGGTAATGCCGCGTTCTTCGAGTCCGCGGAGAGCGGAGACGGAGACTCTGTCACTCATGGGGAGCACAATGTCCGGCTGGACTTCAATGCAGTGGTCCAGGACAGCGTGTTCATCGCACCCCGTAGCGGTGTACACGTCTACCCCGAGTCGGCGAAAAGCGATAACGAGCTCGTCGCCTAGTTCGTTGGGGCCCAGCAAGAGTACGCGCGGGGTGCGCGAGTGGCTTCCGCCGGCGGGATTGGTGTGCGGCGCGGCGGTGTGCTCAGTGGTCATAGTGGGCTCTCCTTGACAGACGAATGGGACCATTATCCCATATGCTTGCCAGATTCCTTTCCCGCCGCTCGACGAGGGAGACCGCGCGGTTGCCTGAGGTAGGTGAAAAGGGACAAAGACCGTGGGGAAGTCCCACGGTCTTTGTATAAGGGGTCAGTTAACGGACTGTGCCGGAGCGCTATCCCCTAACTGTGACCAATAACCTTAGTTCTTGGTCTTGGAAGACCCTGCGGA
Coding sequences within:
- a CDS encoding AIPR family protein, translating into MKNIKLSPADSDKLGLVLSGALNDFKEQYQVDEPLDTTFEAFVNLLAWFSQTNEEPEIPEFYGHGAENGIDGVFFFVDDSPAATADEFIHLTKSKKRQPEVTIIFTQAKSETSWKKGGITTFHTGIADWLSPSPKMTWSDWHHEKREVLKAILSNATNIRDGKPKVQAIFATATRNPRPDDIEGARSVLEDMLENFDMFAECKATLWQEKDLVNHWNGLSAPIKANSPIVDSMDFGPMPGIDTGHIVLIKAKDYVHRILSDDEGNLRKSIFDENVRDFLGEEEAVNSEIVKTLNMDESQSRFGILNNGITIISPNAAIQSRNLQLENFQIVNGCQTSNVLWEKRELIGDDATLVLKVIVSSDADIVASIVKSTNRQSQVDPTQFMAISEYSKNIERYFIERTHTETSPMYFSRRTQQYRGNQDAIAYRTFDFKALGRCTAALFFTLPHIAKRYPNELFKVVDGKEKRSWAEMIFHQDNREEIFYTSVFCYNKLHSFLQNQEFKEYNPAIYHLMAGIRQYVIKKPAQPSSKEIIKECKELEEFCRNLGSKNRKTMNLICQALGDMGEINSDKLKSDSLTGQFLDKVRTIREAARS
- a CDS encoding ATP-grasp domain-containing protein, encoding MTTEHTAAPHTNPAGGSHSRTPRVLLLGPNELGDELVIAFRRLGVDVYTATGCDEHAVLDHCIEVQPDIVLPMSDRVSVSALRGLEERGITVIPSAHACACTRDRKAMYRAAESLGLPVAAHQFASSEQELEAAVAELGYPCMVKRNSGTADGEQYLVRDEGGIGKAWHSLQHPNEDKLTVVAERYVDFDYEMTLLAVRSIDPATGALATWFSEPIGHQHAGGKLAEAWQPLEMSQRALENARSVAARISNELGGRGLYGVELFVAGDDVYFSAVTPRPLDTGILTSYTQRLSQYQLHARAALRYPIDVTLTSPGAAVVVADLDGGVLDGGALGAVASSGSALFGGASSAAATSGTASDGMALSGLAEALAYAETDFRVFGESGAGVRGLVVTTAETVAEAQDKAALAAGKVRLTGGEG